Proteins encoded by one window of Deltaproteobacteria bacterium:
- a CDS encoding biotin carboxyl carrier protein, with product MNEIRFIDTTLRDGHLSLWALRMRIGHMLRAARQMDRCGFESMEFFGFASIIKQVRELKENPWDWVRLGVKEFSRTRLRYHGGLGSGFEPIPACVIRLVLERVIAHGITLTRSSNPWNDYTVLAKEIETLGKMGMEVVANVIYSVSPKHTNEYYESKVRELAALRPYRICFKDVGGLLTPDRTREMLQLVMANVGDIPLEFHAHCNNGLAPLNYVEALKLGVKTLHTSIPPLSNGSAQPSIFNVAANAQAMGLTPRVDLEAIKPVEEHFTRVARQENFPFGSPREYDHAQYLHQVPGGMISNLRYQLGTVGMGDRLEETLEEAGRVREEYGYPIMVTPLAQFVGTQAAVNVMVGERYKEVTDQSIQYALGYWGEEGARLMDPEVKDRILSRPRAREWRSWVRPEPTLDEVRKKFGGAGVSDEEMVLRVIVGTESVKAMLDAGAPREFLDAGRPVSALMKQLAGARELRQVHVRQGGLSMHLGQREA from the coding sequence ATGAACGAGATACGATTCATCGACACCACCCTCAGGGACGGGCATTTGAGTCTGTGGGCGTTGCGCATGCGCATCGGCCACATGTTGCGTGCCGCCCGGCAGATGGACCGCTGCGGCTTCGAGTCCATGGAGTTCTTCGGCTTCGCCAGCATCATCAAGCAGGTGCGCGAGCTCAAGGAGAACCCCTGGGACTGGGTCCGGTTGGGGGTCAAGGAATTCTCCAGGACCCGGTTGCGTTACCATGGCGGCCTCGGTTCCGGGTTCGAGCCCATTCCCGCGTGCGTGATCCGGCTCGTGCTGGAACGAGTCATCGCCCACGGCATCACCCTCACGCGCTCGTCCAACCCGTGGAACGACTACACCGTGCTTGCCAAGGAGATCGAGACCCTGGGGAAGATGGGCATGGAGGTGGTGGCCAACGTCATTTACTCGGTCTCGCCCAAGCACACCAACGAATACTACGAGAGCAAGGTGCGGGAGCTTGCGGCGCTGCGGCCGTACCGGATCTGCTTCAAGGACGTCGGCGGGCTGCTGACGCCGGACCGCACCCGCGAGATGCTCCAGTTGGTCATGGCCAACGTCGGCGACATCCCGCTCGAATTCCACGCCCACTGCAACAACGGCCTTGCGCCGCTGAACTACGTCGAAGCCCTGAAGCTGGGGGTCAAGACGCTGCACACGTCCATACCGCCCCTGTCCAACGGCTCCGCCCAACCCTCCATCTTCAACGTCGCGGCCAACGCCCAGGCCATGGGGTTGACGCCGCGGGTGGACCTGGAGGCAATCAAGCCCGTGGAGGAACACTTCACCCGCGTGGCCCGGCAGGAGAACTTTCCCTTCGGCTCGCCGCGCGAGTACGACCACGCCCAGTACCTCCATCAGGTGCCCGGCGGCATGATCTCCAACTTGCGCTACCAGCTCGGCACCGTGGGCATGGGCGACCGGCTGGAAGAGACCCTGGAGGAGGCCGGGCGGGTGCGCGAGGAGTACGGCTACCCCATCATGGTGACGCCCCTGGCCCAGTTCGTCGGCACACAGGCGGCGGTCAACGTCATGGTGGGCGAGCGCTACAAGGAGGTCACCGACCAGAGCATTCAGTACGCGTTGGGGTATTGGGGAGAGGAGGGCGCGCGCCTCATGGACCCGGAGGTGAAGGACAGGATTCTGAGCCGCCCGCGGGCGCGGGAATGGAGGTCCTGGGTCCGGCCCGAGCCCACGCTGGACGAGGTCCGGAAGAAATTCGGCGGCGCCGGCGTCTCGGATGAGGAAATGGTCCTCCGGGTCATCGTCGGCACGGAATCCGTCAAGGCCATGCTGGATGCCGGCGCGCCCAGGGAATTCCTCGACGCCGGCCGGCCGGTGTCCGCGTTGATGAAACAACTCGCCGGCGCCCGTGAACTGAGGCAGGTCCACGTTCGCCAGGGCGGTCTGTCGATGCATCTGGGGCAGCGGGAAGCCTGA
- a CDS encoding tripartite tricarboxylate transporter TctB family protein has translation MKFNDRTLFTLGVFVVVLGFLILALDYQPRARLVPLIIAVPTLLLTLFQFLIDAIPAVGRRFSFFQEYDLFGIDAGRAAEPSEETRPPGNVFRRELSFASWLLLLVALIYFIGYLAAIPLFMILFMRLRSSERWLITLSITAVTWAFVYFVFIVIMGAPLHEGVVWKAMGL, from the coding sequence GTGAAGTTCAACGACCGCACCCTGTTCACCCTCGGCGTCTTCGTCGTCGTGCTCGGCTTTCTCATCCTGGCCCTGGACTACCAGCCGCGCGCCCGCCTGGTGCCGCTCATCATCGCCGTCCCGACGCTGCTGCTGACCCTGTTCCAGTTCCTGATCGACGCCATCCCGGCCGTCGGCCGGCGCTTCAGCTTCTTCCAGGAATACGACCTCTTCGGCATCGATGCCGGCCGCGCCGCCGAACCCTCCGAGGAAACCCGTCCCCCCGGCAACGTCTTCCGCCGCGAGCTCAGCTTCGCCTCCTGGCTCCTGCTCCTCGTGGCGCTGATCTACTTCATCGGCTACCTCGCCGCCATCCCCCTTTTCATGATCCTGTTCATGCGCCTGCGCTCCTCCGAGCGCTGGCTCATCACCCTCTCCATCACCGCCGTGACGTGGGCGTTCGTCTACTTCGTCTTCATCGTGATAATGGGCGCGCCCCTGCACGAGGGGGTGGTGTGGAAGGCGATGGGACTGTGA